The genomic region GGTTAACTTACGGAAAGCCGGTTTTCATAAGCAAGATGGTGAATTTGGTCTTAAACCCTGGATGAAGCTTGGCGTTGGAGATATAGTGAAAGTAGAGAAGGATCAATTCTTCCCTGCTGATTTGCTTCTTTTATCTTCAAGTTATGAAGATGGAATTTGTTATGTAGAAACTATGAACTTAGATggggaaacaaatttgaaggTGAAAAGAGCACTGGAGACAACCTTACCCCTGGACAGCGATCCAACTTTTAGAGAATTTAGTGCAACCATAAGATGTGAGGATCCTAACCCCAGTCTTTACACTTTCGTGGGTAAGTTTGAATATGATGGCAAGGTCTATCCTCTTGATCCTAGCCAGATTCTCCTCCGAGATTCAAAGCTTCGGAACACAGCCTATGTTTATGGAGTAGTGATATTCACTGGTCATGATAGCAAAGTAATGCAAAATGCTACAAAATCTCCTTCAAAAAGGAGCAGGATTGAGAAACAAATGgacaaaataatatacattctTTTCAGTATTTTGGTATTCATCTCACTCATCAGCAGTGCAGGTTTTCTCGTGAAGACTAAAAATGATTTGCCAAAGTGGTGGTATTTACAGGTCCCAGACAGCAAAGGTCTCTTTGATCCTGGCAAACCACTTAAGTCAGGGTTTTATCATCTCATCACTGCTCTTATGTTGTATGGATATTTGATACCAATATCCCTCTATGTGTCAATTGAGATTGTAAAAGTCCTCCAGGCTCTATTTATCAATCAGGATATTCATATGTATGACGATGAGACTGGAACTCCTGCTCAGGCACGGACATCGAACTTAAATGAGGAATTAGGACAGGTTGATACAATCCTATCAGATAAAACTGGCACCCTGACATGCAATCAAATGGACTTCCTTAAATGCTCCATTGGTGGTATTGCATATGGCACTCGCGCTAGTGATGTCGAACTTGCTGCTGCAAAACAGATGGTCATGGACTTGGATGGACAAGGCGAAACTGGCATGCCCCATTCGTTGGAGACAAGTGGACATGGTTTTGTGGACTCGGAAATTCAATTGGAGACTGTTGTTACTTCAAAAGATGAAGATGACCTTAAACCTTCAATAAAGGGGTTTAGCTTTGAGGATGACCGCCTCATGAATGGGAATTGGTTAAAAGAACCCAACAAGGATGACATCTTGTTATTCTTCAGAATACTAGCAGTTTGTCACACGGCAATTCCAGAGCAAAATGAAGAGACAGGGACCTTTACCTATGAAGCAGAATCACCAGATGAAGGTGCATTTCTTGTTGCCGCTAGAGAATTCGGTTTTGAGTTCTGTAGAAGAACTCAGTCAAGTGTGTTTGTACGCGAGAAATATCCTTCGTTTCAAGAGCCTGTTGAAAGGTGAGACCACAAAGAGAGAGTTCTCCCTACTGCTTGAAAAATTAGTTTATCTGTGAACgtaatattagtttatttgtGAATGTAATATTAGttacatgtaatatttatctgTGAATTCAGGGagtacaaaattttgaatttgttggaTTTCACTAGCAAACGGAAGAGAATGTCTGTAATTATTAGGGACGAGAACGATCAGATTCTCCTCCTATGTAAAGGAGCTGACAGGTATGTCACTAATCAAATATTACTTGGCAACTTAAGTTGAAAGAAGTAAAATTAGGTGGCTGATGCTCCCTAATGTTGTTTCTGTTATTTCTGATTTGCTTTTAAAGCACTTTTCCAATCGTGATAACTTGTGACTGACTCATCAGTTTAAGATAGGCGGatgcaactttttttttattcttgaattttaactgTGTTAAGTTGAATTTACTCTGTTTCTTTGTTGCAGCATCATCTTTGATAGGTTATCAAGTAATGGGAGAACGTATGAGGAGGCCACCACAAAGCATTTGAATGACTATGGGGAGGCTGGACTGCGGACGCTTGCACTCGCTTACAAGAAACTAGATGAGGCAGAGTATTCTGCTTGGAATGATGAGTTTATGAAAGCAAAAACTTCATTTGGTGCTGATAGAGAAGCAAACCTTGAGCGGGTTTCTGACATGATGGAAAGGGAATTGATACTTGTTGGGGCAACTGCTGTAGAGGACAAATTACAGGAAGGAGTATGTCGAATATCCTATGGATGCTTTTGAATCTATTAGTTGACACATGCTCCTCTCTCCTTCCTCTCTTTATATGTCATTTTTCCGTATTACTTCTGTGCAGGTGCCCCAGTGCATAGACAAACTGGCACTAGCTGGTCTAAAGATCTGGGTTCTAACAGGTGATAAGATGGAAACTGCAATTAATATCGGGTCTGTTTCTCCCCATGCGAATGTGgctttacatattttttatcatagcaatttgattttcaaagCTTTCTAGGTTCCACAACTGATTTCTTGTCATTGTGTTGCAGATTTGCTTGTAGTTTGCTTCGACAGGGCATGAAGCAAATATGTATAGCAATTAAAAATGATGCATTAGTCCAAGATAACAAAAAGGTAGTTTTCTGCATGaaacaattgaaataatattttgcaaaGTTGGTTAGTTTATATCGGCCttttatttcatcttttaataGGCAAAGGAGGATATCTTAATGCAAATCACCAAAGCAACCGAAATGATCATGGAAGAAAAGGACCCTCATGCTGCATTTGCATTGATCATTGATGGGAAAACTCTAACTTATGCATTGGAGGATGATATGaagcatcaatttttgaatttagcGGTTCATTGTGCTTCTGTCATATGCTGTCGAGTCTCACCCAGGCAAAAAGCTCTGgtaagatatattttattgtatgctaaattattataattggtCTCTTGTGCTGTTAAATTCATTGACCTTTGAACTGTTCTTTTGGTATATGATTGTGAGTTTATCATTGCCTCTATTTCACACTTATGTCTGGCAATTAGGTCACGAGATTAGTAAAAGAAGGAACTGGGAAAATCACATTAGCAATTGGTGATGGTGCAAATGATGTTGGTATGATTCAAGAAGCGGACATTGGTGTTGGCATCAGTGGCTGCGAAGGAATGCAGGTCAGTGATGAATCTGTCTCACTTCTGTTATTTGTATGCATCTAATGCATATCTAAAAGTCTAAAATAGCTTCTAGGAACTAGAATGACAacattttcttactttttgcACGTCATTCAAGTATGGAACTTGTATAAGTTACCCCACACGAATATTGAGAGGACCTGGAaaccaaaattatactttaacCAAACATTCTGATAAAGTTCTTCAGTTGTAAGTGGCTaaggaaatataaaatatactctTAAAGTTTTTGGTCTTTCtgattttttaatgaattcaGGACCCATGCTAGTGTGGAGTCCTTTGTCCTCCGGTTCGGTTNNNNNNNNNNAAATCACTGTTCTGctccaatttttttctgaaaatgtaTCAATTAAATGTGTGGATTTTATCAGGGCACTAATCCAAGAGTCCGAGACGCCGAAATAAGTTTCACAGAAGTTATGCCTCTCCAGTAATTTATCTGCTCCCATGCTAGTCCAACTTGATTATGAACTTCTTATTATGATATGGCATCTTCCAAGATTTCATCTAGAAAAGACCAATATATGGTATAGGGTGATATACAATTGATTAtaacttcatttctttttcaaggaAAGACCACTGAGCTCTAGGATCACGTTCTATCTAGGTTTTTCTAAGgtattataatttctaatcATTAGCAGGTGATCAAATAACAGTGaaaattgttgaattttttgtgtaGTGCACTTGAATCAGCAATACAATGAATTTTAGTTACCAGCAGAAAACTGATCATTGTGGAGAACTAACAAGCTTTGGAGTTTGTTTTtcccttccttttttttttctttttctctcctaTTCTTTTAAtgtcttttcctttctttctctgCTTAAAATGTATACTATTAAATCTGCAACTTTGTCTTTGGAGCTGACCTCAAAGGTCATCTTTTCTGGCTACTggtattattctttttccattttctcaTTTCAGAATTTGGATGATATTCTTGTGTGCTATACAATAACTAATtatcacaaaatcaaattggaGAGTAAATGCAGATGAAATGTGCGTATGACGGGTGCAATAAACATAAtcataaacaattaatttattccatTCACCTAAACCTATAGGGTACCTATATATTTTAGCTTTTTCAGCTCTCATCTAAAATTCTATGTCCATATGGAATTCCATTTAGCAAAAAGTTTCCTGGATAGAGCTATGAgttttaagataattatagAGATATGCTCAGGTATCTCCGGAATCTTTTCTTATGATGATGGTTCTCTGATCTTAACTCAGTAGTTCAAGTTTGTACTGGACTCTTTGGATGGAATGATTCCATCTTCTCTAAGCATATTGTTCtgagattttttctttttcggaTTAGTCATGCTGTCTGAGGTAAATGAATAGACatgtaaaagaattttttatagtttatatttgTGTATAAACTTGACCAAGATCTCATATCATCATTCCAACTTTAATCACGAACAATTTTTAGGGCTTGTGTGTATCATTTAAATTCCATTTTCTGAATTCATCTTCTCATTCCATGGATATGTTGCTTCATCACTACAGTTTCTCCCCCAATTAATAGGCTGAACTCAGTCATAGTAATTATGAAGAAAGAtcatgttattaattattatctttcaAAGAGTGGCtacttgtttttcttttgaagcTGTAGTATTCCAGCATTATACTAACAGGAAGCTATTATGCAAAGCAGAAGATTCACCAAACTTTGTGCTTGTGGCAACTGTCATAGCTACTGCTCTTGTTAATATTTTCTCAAGGGTTAAATATTCCTATATCTCATTTGTGAGCGTGTATTTCTTTCATATGACCCCAAGCTTACTTAGTAATAGTTGTTTGCAGGCTGTGATGGCTAGTGACTTTGCAATTGCAGAGTTCCAATTTCTGGAGAGGCTTCTTGTTGTACACGGACATTGGTGTTACAAAAGGATTGCTCAGATGGTAATCATCACAATTGAACTTGATGAACTATCAGAAACATTCACTCATATATGAAAAAGCAAATATTTCCTTAGTTTGTATGCACTGTCATGTACTGTTCATACCAGACATGGACGTAATCCTCAACCTCATGCTCTGCTGTAACTAATTCTAACTTGGACTACAAATTTCTGCTCCCAGATATGTTATTTCTTCTACAAGAACATTGCGTTTGGCCTTACAATCTTCTATTTCGAGGTTTTTGCTGGTTTTTCTGGACAGTCGGTGTATGATGACTGGTACATGCTGCTATTCAATGTTGTTCTCACTTCATTGCCCGTCATTTCGCTTGGAGTGTTTGAACAGGATGTGGATTCTGAAGTATGCTTGCAGGTTGGTTTTCTATGTTTACCTTGCCTTCTAGATTTTTGTAAGTAAAACCCCCTGGAAACCAGGATTCTCAGGTGGGGCTGTTAGATAATCCTACTTAATGGCCCACACCCGGCATTTTTGCCATATAACAAGAAATCAATGGTGGGTTATACAAAGTAATGTGCCACTTGCTATTACCACCCAACCATAAAATTCTCCACCATCCCCCTTCTCCCTTTGCTTGTGTTGATGCAACTCTATATGATGCAGTTTCCAGCTTTATATCAGCAAGGGCCAAAAAATTTGTTCTTTGATTGGCCAAGAATTTTTGGTTGGATGGGAAATGGTTTCTACACTGCCCTCATTATATTCTTCCTCAACATCATCATCTATTACGACCAAGCTTTCCGTGCTGGAGGCCAAACTGCTGATATGACTGCCGTTGGCACTGCTATGATGACGTGTGTTATTTGGGCCGTCAATTGCCAGATTGCTTTAACAATGAGCCATTTCACGTGGATACAGCACTTTCTCATTTGGGGTAGTGTCGCTACTTGGTACCTGTTTCTCTTAATCTATGGAGAAATGCATTATGCTCTTCAAGTAAACGCCTATAGAGTCCTCCGTGAAATTCTGGCTCCTGCTCCAATCTACTGGTCGTCAACCATCTTAGTGACAGTCGTGTGTAATATCCCTTACCTTGTTCACATTTCATTCCAAAGATCATTCAACCCATTGGATCATCATGTCATCCAAGAGATCAAGTACTACAGGAAACACATCGAGGACGGGCGTATGTGGAGGCGGGAACGGTCCAAGGCACGGGAGAAGACCAAGATTGGGTTCACGGCAAGAGTTGAGGCAAAAATCAGACAGGTGAGAGGGAAATTGCAGAAGAAACGTTCAATCGTGAGTAGCAGTTCTGTAGCACAACAGACATAACATTGATATATACGATATTGCTTTATTCTTTTCACCAATGTCAATAGTTTTGAAGGGTTTCGGCTGGATGGAATATTTCTGTTGTTTTGGGCCATTTTTTGATTCATTCTTGTTTCCCCAGGTATAGTGTGTACGAGTGAGGTAATTTCCTTGAGCCAAAGCTCTTAGGCTGCTCtctatgtaaaatatttatgtacagCTTCTGCAAATAGCAGCTCCTACATATTTGCCTCATTTCTCTTCCTTctctgttttttgttttttgtgattttaccATCTCTTCACACACCACTTGCaattacaaaacaaagaaaattgtgTTTGGTGAAATTTTGTAGATTCTTTTGGTTTAGTTGTTTGCAGTACAcgcttaatatataatttctgaaAACTATTCATTTTGTTGCTTCAATATGACtccatatttaattatgttggcAAATGGATGGAAGGATTCATTTATAGACTCTTTAATGATATATGCATGGAATGCTCATAAAGCCATGGAAGTggtgttaatatatatttgggataattatatatacacgacttgatttataatctatttacgcaaaatattcatatttttagatagtCACAAATACATCAACTACAAACATAAATCAccctactttttaaaaaattacacgtaCACCCTCGAAAAACATAAcattattacaaaaactatTCATATCTTTTGATTGTTAGgatgatttctgtaattatgcaaaatatatatatatataatttatttaaatagatcATAGTTCAGGagacataaatataattatccttattttgtttttctaatgtCTTTCTCTTATCTTTAAAATCACCTCTAAAAAGTAACTTTTTCTCTCGAATTTTGAAGCTGTAATTGCACTATTTATTGCCCACAACCAAAGGATTTAAATGGGTGTTGCTAGGTTAGGTTGAGGTGGCTTATTTTAATATGCTACCCACTCTCCCAATTAATTTCACACCTACCATGCAAATCTTTCTGGTTACCTCTTTGACCAGTTCAATTAGACTATTAAATGAGTTCCATTTATTCACAGAAATGTAAGAAATTAGGATGCTCCTTCATTTCTCCTCTTATTTGCTTACATTTCAACCCCATTGTTGTTATTTCTCCTTTCTTCATTGGGAAGCAAGAGAGGTTAATTGATCTTGGAAGATGAGattattgagaaaaagaaaaagagaaacNNNNNNNNNNatatataattaaactgtCCACTTGAAATAATTGTGCTTTCATCattactttttcttgaaataattgttatttcttCATTCACTAAACTAAAGCACAATATATCTTTGATCATATTACAAAAGATTAGCAAATTGTGATGATATTCTCCTCATAGACTCTCATATACTCCCAATTTTAGGGattattgaataaaagtaaaaagtttTACTCAAATCTGAAGTATGAGGCAATcgaattaatcataaaattaaattaattacaaaataagtatgatacatttgatatttaattagttatttttttaaactacacATCAATTTGCATCGACAAATGTGTTGTTAATATAATTGGTTTTAATCCAaacaatttgaattagaattagAATTAGTTCTTGAAAAACACAGAAAAGAATTCAACCACCTTAATTTCTGACAATTACcaattcacatggaaaaaagaaaaaaaaatgaccagTGCACTCGGCTTCTTGATCATCAAGAACTTCACATTGCTTAAGCAAAAACATGtttgaacaagaaaaagagcTACCCATCTCAATTCAAGGACAAGCATgaatagaaattcaaatttcaatgttTTGGATTTCTTGAACATCAAGAACTTGACAACCCTTCACcaataatataaacataaacccaaaaaaacaacaaaagagaGAATTGTGACATACCAAtaaccccctccccccccccccccaaaaaaaaaatgaattgaaagaaagaaaatcaccAAATGCCATGAATGACTTGGTTGCAAGTATCCTTGATCCACCTGAAGCTCTTCTTTACAGAACCCTTCATTTTACCTTCTACTTCATAAGCCTTATAGCTAGCAactctcttcttcctctgGAACTCAGGGTCTACCTTCAAACTCCAACTCTTTGAAGAAAAACCATTGTTTTTACTGCCACTCTTCTTGATTTTCACCTCGTTAAAGCTGCCCTTTTTATCACAGTCAAGATATGGAGGAGGATTATAGGCGGAAGTGCTGTAGCTCCTGAGATCATTCATGCTGGTTGGCTGCTTCTGCATCCCACTTTCTCTGCTTGATTTGGATCTTGAAAATTTCTCCATATATAGAGAAAGTTGATGCACAGAAACTGAGGGGAGGCCCcctcccccccaccccccaaaaaaaaaatgaattgaaagaaagaaaatcaccAAATGCCATGAATGACTTGGTTGCAAGTATCCTTGATCCACCTGAAGCTCTTCTTTACAGAACCCTTCATTTTACCTTCTACTTCATAAGCCTTATAGCTAGCAactctcttcttcctctgGAACTCAGGGTCTACCTTCAAACTCCAACTCTTTGAAGAAAAACCATTGTTTTTACTGCCACTCTTCTTGATTTTCACCTCGTTAAAGCTGCCCTTTTTATCACAGTCAAGATATGGAGGAGGATTATAGGCGGAAGTGCTGTAGCTCCTGAGATCATTCATGCTGGTTGGCTGCTTCTGCATCCCACTTTCTCTGCTTGATTTGGATCTTGAAAATTTCTCCATATATAGAGAAAGTTGATGCACAGAAACTGAGGGGAGGGAGAGGAAAAAAGGGTTCTTGTGATATGCTGCTGTTCAGAGTCTTTGTAGAGGGAGTGGAGGAGTTCTTGCTGTGGCTTTTAGCTTTTTATAGCAAGTTCCTTAGCTGTGACCAGTGCCacccttttaattattattattattatttgggggttctattttactaatttcaaagtcctttatgtatttttttcttttagtaattaaattattattttttttatttgagcattgcaaattaaattatattgtaacGTGGGATTTCTCTCTTTTAGTGTGTCTGTTATAGTTGACagtaattgaattataataCTCGATATAGCAAGTATCGAGGTTTAACTCTTGGTGCGTTGTTCGAGTTGTAGCaatcaaattgaataatatttcgATAATTTTAGCAGCAAAACTATTTTATGATGGTTAGATTCCTTAAATTCAGTGggtttacttttttttttgaattaattctatttatatccatgatctataatttatatacacaAATCATCTCTTGTCTTGTGAACaattacacatacatctaTAGAAACGTCGATATCATTACAcatactattaattttttcaaaattatacatacatcccCAAAAATATCATCATTATTGCAGAAATTACACCAACTTTTTTACTGTCAACGAtggtatttgtgatttttcaaaatgttaaAACTGTGTGTGCAAATATAGCATAGGTTAAGGCccgtaaatgtaattttctttttctatttcgtGTGTGTTTGTCTCTGCGCAACACATATTTCGCATTGGACTAATATGTGAAAGAGTTGGATGAAGCTGATGATGCTTTCGGGCAGTTCACTGTGTTTTGAGGCCACTTTTGCTGCAGATTTTGTGGCTCTTGGCAATGGTGCAAGATTTGaggttttaattaaaatctattaGTTGACCCCTTCTCATTAACGTATCACACTtctttagttttaaaaaagtaatgtaAAAAGAATGTCATTCTTGTCGTTTTCTACTTAAAAAAATGTTCTTGATTCTATagtttaatctaattatacaaacacccGTGTTAATTACAAAGTTACGaattcatttcttgaaattaattttaattataaatacacctcctattaaatgacaaaattcTATAGAAACAACATCACTCAAAGATGtacctataattttataaaagtaaaatatgtttttataattaaacttagGGCAAATACTATATTTGATCAGTTTTTGTATAGAATTACTTTAGTCtctcaaattcattttttgactttagcattctcaaattttactttttctctCAGTTTGCTTTCTCTGACCatttttagacaaaaaaaGGCCAAAGGACCAAACTaagacaaatattaaaatttaaaaatactaaaatcaaaaaatgaacTTGGACGGATAAAGTAATCTTAAACAAAATCTTACCAGACCAAATATTACATTTCCCCTTAAACTTATCCCTTTAAGCCCCATTTACTTTGTGCATGGTATATCCGAATGATAAGATAAAAtcgaaatttaattttaggataaCAAGACCTCTTCCAGAGTATTTGTATTTCAAGAAACactatatgaaaaaaaaaagaagaaagaaaatggcGAAAAAGGGATAATAAGTGAATTAGATTTAACCAAAATTTTGGGGCAAAAATTGCATACGTTACATAAACATACCTACAGACAAAATTTGCATTAGTATATATGCTGCATAGATGCATGCAGCAGTTGGACTGGGTGGAACAGTTGAtcttttgcaaaataaattggACAAGAGGAAAAAACATTAACTAGCAACAAGAAACTTCAAAGCCCCCCTTTTTCCCTCAAACAAACCTAAAAAAGCACCTCAAAGAAGATCAGCAACATTTGATGGGAGTTCTTCGATGATAACGTTGTAGAACTTCTGGATGTCGTGGAGCATTTTTTCATCATCCCTCGTCAAGAAGTTTATGGCAACTCCTTTCCTTCCAAACCTTCCACTTCTTCCGATACGATGGAGATAGTTCTCGGGCTGAGTTGGGAGATCATAGTTTATGACGAGAGATACTTGCTGCACGTCAATACCACGAGCCAAGAGATCGGTTGTGATGAGGACACGAGAAGAGCCTGAGCGGAATTCGCGCATGATGATGTCTCGAGTGTTCTGGTCCATGTCTCCATGGGTAGCTGAGACGGTGTGGTCCCGGCCTCGCATCTTGTCAGTGAGCCAGTCGACTTTCCGTCTAGTGTTCACGAAGATGACACTCTGAGTGATGGCAAGGGTCTCGTAAAGATCACAGAGTGTTTCCAGTTTCCAATCTTCCTTTTCAACGTTGACGTAGAACTGCTTAATACCCTCGAGGGTTAGCTCATCCCGCTTCACCAAGATCCTCACAGGCTTATTCATGAACTTCCTGGTGATTTCAAGGGCTTCTGGTGGCATTGTAGCAGAAAACACCCCAACTTGTACTTTACTTGGCAGCAACTGGAAGATATCATATATCTAGCAGCACAAGCATCCAGTAATTAGTAAGTcctccaagaaagaaaatataaaatcacgAAATTATGGACAGGGCCATATCTCAGAATGACAAGGAAAACTGGTGGCCATCCACAATATAGCATTATACAAACACAAGTATTTACTGGCAAGCTCAAAAGGTTGCAGAATCTATTACAGcaaagcaaagaaaaagaaatgtacCTGATCCTTAAAACCTCGTGAGAGCATTTCATCTGCCTCATCCAATACAAACATTCTGATGTAATCAGCACGAAGTGACTGTCTCCGCAACATGTCAAACACACGACCAGGGGTTCCAACAACAACATGAACCCCAGCTGAAAGAATCCGCTGATCCTCACGAACACTGGTTCCACCCACACAAGCATGAACCTTCACGCCAAGGTAGTCACCAAGCGCTCGCATAACCTTCTCAATCTGCTGTGCCAGTTCTCTAGTGGGTGCCAAAACCAAGGCTTGGCACTGTGTTAGACCATAATCAAGCTGCTGCAAAATGCCAGAGCAGAAGGTAGCAGTTTTCCCAGTTCCAGACTGAGCCTGCTGAATGACATCAAGTCCCTTGCAGAATGGAACAATGCCCCTTTGCTGGATGGCGGAGGGCTTCTCAAAACCTTCATGGGACAAAAAGGTGAAAACAATATGAGAACGCCTTGCTACGTCCAGTTATAACAGAGATAAATGATTTGTAAAAAGGCAAAGGCTTGAGGAAGTAGTCAAGTCTAATCAAATTTATCCATAACAACTCTTCCATCAAGCATATCTGGCTCTTAAATAAGGCTTGAAAAACTTGATCGTCCTGATCTAGTTATTCTGAAGATAAAAGACAGCTCATTAGCAAACATACCATATGCATAAATGCCTCTAAGGAGGTTTTCTTGAAGACCCATAGCATCAAAACTATCATAAACCTCATCATAAGAAGTAAAGAAATCCTGTCCATCAACTTGGAGCCTGCACcagaaaattgaataagataaaaaaatctatcTAAATTACTCCTATATTACCAGTCAATATTCCAATGAATAAGTCCGGATACACATTATTATTCACACGGGAAACTTACACTTCCATCTTTGCATCATACTCACGCGCATCAAATTGTGATCCTGCTGGTGCCAAACCTGCCATAGCTGCAGTTTCCACAAAGTATTGATAAGCTTATTGTACTAAATAAGAAGTAACAAGTTTATATTGGAAAACTGACAAGagagtaaaaagaaaaaaaaaggaaatcaagggggtggggtggggaaagaaatcaaactaaagaagtgaaaatataaacttAAAAGATCAAAAGATGGGCAGAAGAGCCACATGTCATCcatttttcaagataaaagATTTCAAAGAAGAGCCAAACTTGCAATCCACCAGATATGAAGTACAAGCATTACACTTCTTTTACAATGTATGGGGAAGATATTCAGAGGGGCAGGGAGCTATCATACAACAAGGACTAAATGGTCTACAAATAATAGCTCCCATTTTCCTCTTCCCCAAGATTTTATACCTGCTCTCACAAGCAACATACACATTCCAGAGGTTCCGAAAATAGGGTCAAAC from Sesamum indicum cultivar Zhongzhi No. 13 linkage group LG3, S_indicum_v1.0, whole genome shotgun sequence harbors:
- the LOC105157770 gene encoding probable phospholipid-transporting ATPase 4 isoform X1 is translated as MTGGRIRAKIRRSHLYTFACHRSHPPAEDGTQDTQGPGYSRTVYCNQPHVHTQKPNKYCTNYISTTKYNILTFLPKAIFEQFRRVANLYFLLAAVLSLTPVSPFGPLSMIAPLAFVVGLSMAKEALEDWRRFIQDMKVNLRKAGFHKQDGEFGLKPWMKLGVGDIVKVEKDQFFPADLLLLSSSYEDGICYVETMNLDGETNLKVKRALETTLPLDSDPTFREFSATIRCEDPNPSLYTFVGKFEYDGKVYPLDPSQILLRDSKLRNTAYVYGVVIFTGHDSKVMQNATKSPSKRSRIEKQMDKIIYILFSILVFISLISSAGFLVKTKNDLPKWWYLQVPDSKGLFDPGKPLKSGFYHLITALMLYGYLIPISLYVSIEIVKVLQALFINQDIHMYDDETGTPAQARTSNLNEELGQVDTILSDKTGTLTCNQMDFLKCSIGGIAYGTRASDVELAAAKQMVMDLDGQGETGMPHSLETSGHGFVDSEIQLETVVTSKDEDDLKPSIKGFSFEDDRLMNGNWLKEPNKDDILLFFRILAVCHTAIPEQNEETGTFTYEAESPDEGAFLVAAREFGFEFCRRTQSSVFVREKYPSFQEPVEREYKILNLLDFTSKRKRMSVIIRDENDQILLLCKGADSIIFDRLSSNGRTYEEATTKHLNDYGEAGLRTLALAYKKLDEAEYSAWNDEFMKAKTSFGADREANLERVSDMMERELILVGATAVEDKLQEGVPQCIDKLALAGLKIWVLTGDKMETAINIGFACSLLRQGMKQICIAIKNDALVQDNKKAKEDILMQITKATEMIMEEKDPHAAFALIIDGKTLTYALEDDMKHQFLNLAVHCASVICCRVSPRQKALVTRLVKEGTGKITLAIGDGANDVGMIQEADIGVGISGCEGMQGTNPRVRDAEISFTEVMPLHCLQAVMASDFAIAEFQFLERLLVVHGHWCYKRIAQMICYFFYKNIAFGLTIFYFEVFAGFSGQSVYDDWYMLLFNVVLTSLPVISLGVFEQDVDSEVCLQFPALYQQGPKNLFFDWPRIFGWMGNGFYTALIIFFLNIIIYYDQAFRAGGQTADMTAVGTAMMTCVIWAVNCQIALTMSHFTWIQHFLIWGSVATWYLFLLIYGEMHYALQVNAYRVLREILAPAPIYWSSTILVTVVCNIPYLVHISFQRSFNPLDHHVIQEIKYYRKHIEDGRMWRRERSKAREKTKIGFTARVEAKIRQVRGKLQKKRSIVSSSSVAQQT
- the LOC105157770 gene encoding probable phospholipid-transporting ATPase 4 isoform X3, with amino-acid sequence MTGGRIRAKIRRSHLYTFACHRSHPPAEDGTQDTQGPGYSRTVYCNQPHVHTQKPNKYCTNYISTTKYNILTFLPKAIFEQFRRVANLYFLLAAVLSLTPVSPFGPLSMIAPLAFVVGLSMAKEALEDWRRFIQDMKVNLRKAGFHKQDGEFGLKPWMKLGVGDIVKVEKDQFFPADLLLLSSSYEDGICYVETMNLDGETNLKVKRALETTLPLDSDPTFREFSATIRCEDPNPSLYTFVGKFEYDGKVYPLDPSQILLRDSKLRNTAYVYGVVIFTGHDSKVMQNATKSPSKRSRIEKQMDKIIYILFSILVFISLISSAGFLVKTKNDLPKWWYLQVPDSKGLFDPGKPLKSGFYHLITALMLYGYLIPISLYVSIEIVKVLQALFINQDIHMYDDETGTPAQARTSNLNEELGQVDTILSDKTGTLTCNQMDFLKCSIGGIAYGTRASDVELAAAKQMVMDLDGQGETGMPHSLETSGHGFVDSEIQLETVVTSKDEDDLKPSIKGFSFEDDRLMNGNWLKEPNKDDILLFFRILAVCHTAIPEQNEETGTFTYEAESPDEGAFLVAAREFGFEFCRRTQSSVFVREKYPSFQEPVEREYKILNLLDFTSKRKRMSVIIRDENDQILLLCKGADSIIFDRLSSNGRTYEEATTKHLNDYGEAGLRTLALAYKKLDEAEYSAWNDEFMKAKTSFGADREANLERVSDMMERELILVGATAVEDKLQEGVPQCIDKLALAGLKIWVLTGDKMETAINIGFACSLLRQGMKQICIAIKNDALVQDNKKAKEDILMQITKATEMIMEEKDPHAAFALIIDGKTLTYALEDDMKHQFLNLAVHCASVICCRVSPRQKALVTRLVKEGTGKITLAIGDGANDVGMIQEADIGVGISGCEGMQAVMASDFAIAEFQFLERLLVVHGHWCYKRIAQMICYFFYKNIAFGLTIFYFEVFAGFSGQSVYDDWYMLLFNVVLTSLPVISLGVFEQDVDSEVCLQFPALYQQGPKNLFFDWPRIFGWMGNGFYTALIIFFLNIIIYYDQAFRAGGQTADMTAVGTAMMTCVIWAVNCQIALTMSHFTWIQHFLIWGSVATWYLFLLIYGEMHYALQVNAYRVLREILAPAPIYWSSTILVTVVCNIPYLVHISFQRSFNPLDHHVIQEIKYYRKHIEDGRMWRRERSKAREKTKIGFTARVEAKIRQVRGKLQKKRSIVSSSSVAQQT